TCTGGAAGGGTCCTTAGCCTCGCGAGTCGGACCCTCTTTCTCAAACTCTGTGTGTTTTCTGTGGGAGCTGGAAGAGTGTATCTTGGATGGACTCGAGGTTGGGTAGACCAGAGTGGCTTCTTCCAGTAGGTGAGGGCTCTGATCCCGCGAAATGCCAGCGATGGGTGGAAGTCTGAGACCGTAGGAGGAGAAGGCAGACTCTGGTCTGTAAAATCCATAAGGAATTGGCAGAttggagtggaactgctggaaaACTCTGTAGTGGTCGTACGTGGACGGAGCTGGGTTCAGGTGCTTAGGGAGCGGCCCTGGGTGAGGCAGGAAGTGTCTCTGGTCTTGGGCTCCATAGACAGACAGCAGGGGGCTGTCACACTCGGCCGGGTTCCCGGCTAGAAGGTAGGGCGAGTAGATGGTGGCCAGTCCGTGCTCGGTGTAGAAGTGTGGTGGGTACTCTGGGACTGCAGGGTGCATGTACGGGGCAGTGGCTCCAAACCCCTTGGTGGAGGGGATTTTATGGGGGAACTCGGGCGGGAGGAAGGGGGAGCCCGCTTTCCACGGGTAGCCAGGGGCGTGGAAGGCGGACTTGGCGTGGAAGGAGGCAGCTTTGgcggcagggtggggtggggccagcGCTTCAGGAGCCTCGGTGAGCTCCTGCCCTTTGAGCCTGTGCTCCCCAATGGGGACGAAGGCTGAGGGCCGCGTGGCGCCTTCCGTGGCAGGAGGGGTGCGCGTGGTGGCTTCCGCAGCGGGGCTTGGGGGCGCCTCTTCCTTGTGCAGAGCAGGCCGCTGCCCGGCACCCCTGTGGGGCCCACGTGCCTGCAGGTCTGGGTTCTCCTTGGCATCGTCCGTGGGCGGGCCGTGTTGGGGCTTGGTGTCCAGGTGCGCGagagcccccaggccaggcttggATGAGGCGGGCGTGGCCGTGGGGCCGGGCTGCCCAGCTGGCCCGGGGTCTGAGGAGCGCGGCTTGGGGCACCGGGGGGCACGGTCCTGCTCGGACACGAGCGTGATGGAGTTCTTGCAGAGCCCGTACTTCATGTGGTTGAAGAGGTGGGACTTCTCGTTGCATGTGAAGGGGCACTGGAAGCACTTGTACCTGAAGGGCTTCCCCGGGGGCCGGGGGATGTAGTGTGGCTTCTTTGGCTTCCGCTCCTTGAGGAGGCTCATCTTCCCCGTGCGGCCTCGCCGGCACGGTTCACGCTGGGCTGTAAGGAGGCACGTCTGCTCCTGCTCTGCTCTCTCTCCGAGCTCTTACTTGAAGCCGGCTCCACGGGCTGCGGGTCCGATGAGGGATGTCTCACTCATTTGGGTTCCAGGAGCTGCAACGGGGAAGCAGAGCTTAGTGTCAGGACGCGGGTGGGCGGGC
This portion of the Vicugna pacos chromosome 16, VicPac4, whole genome shotgun sequence genome encodes:
- the ZNF750 gene encoding zinc finger protein 750, with translation MSLLKERKPKKPHYIPRPPGKPFRYKCFQCPFTCNEKSHLFNHMKYGLCKNSITLVSEQDRAPRCPKPRSSDPGPAGQPGPTATPASSKPGLGALAHLDTKPQHGPPTDDAKENPDLQARGPHRGAGQRPALHKEEAPPSPAAEATTRTPPATEGATRPSAFVPIGEHRLKGQELTEAPEALAPPHPAAKAASFHAKSAFHAPGYPWKAGSPFLPPEFPHKIPSTKGFGATAPYMHPAVPEYPPHFYTEHGLATIYSPYLLAGNPAECDSPLLSVYGAQDQRHFLPHPGPLPKHLNPAPSTYDHYRVFQQFHSNLPIPYGFYRPESAFSSYGLRLPPIAGISRDQSPHLLEEATLVYPTSSPSKIHSSSSHRKHTEFEKEGPTREAKDPSRDGQRDPEGTKMSPRAGSAATGSPGRPSPTNFTQTRQPCSGLCGLPDQPASSGPGRLQAPQQSPVAFPPECPHPQPPESRDKSPESLEAGSAEAPAQTGHTSPGPDPTPCSPEDSSRTAPLNLSKKPEVELTATHTPAYGDFTEPQDVPLNLSVKDPCNALTPRPSFHSPSRGPEPTTAPTMRTEPASSGDASPGEAPDTQAVDSEEQKQTAAVALCQLAAYSAGTSRPGEGEPTAQELSHHTPESQEAPCDLRPKGQKRTSPRDAGKSQQGAKRAKPSDTTRVFTLRKRTRVS